A window from Cydia pomonella isolate Wapato2018A chromosome 8, ilCydPomo1, whole genome shotgun sequence encodes these proteins:
- the LOC133520816 gene encoding uncharacterized protein LOC133520816, which yields MDLDSPAVGEETSASSSESEILFDGTFFSKITSKTTNSSTVAACVKCLPLNVEVKGYKKCSSNFIKHLKRKHGPDCVEEYKSYCIQKKRKKPQSTSVQNRQVLKTSSSYSQEEFDSDVVKFFLHSMIPLSCVEDPHFIRILKRLHVDSLGLTIMSRTTLTRRINQHYDDQVKVIKDLMSRVNFICATADIWSSRKRSFLGLTAHWIDPDTFLRSSRALACRRFPGVHNYERITNLLRDILHEFDLDLPKIVAITTDNGSNFVKAFKEFGVHPGSIETNDNCETVSNVSNDDIEEEPLMISDSNKGCIDFLNDHALLPYHMRCCSHTLNLIATTDLKHLLTTDTALSNIHKSVIDKCNRLWKMANRPKSSEIIQNILGHNLSRPGETRWNSMYDALKQILSIKEKNSVLHEGLGLENPLRNTDFNYIEEYLSCLKPVAAVLDILQGENNTYYGLLLPTLLMLKKKVHALQQNNYQYCKPIAVQLLKQVQSRFDDLLKLTGPAAEKAIIAAHSYPRFKNSWYQCVDSEHHARLKNMFLTAVSEESQHHSNIEPEIFQHTHDFDDAFYDFSNSNSDSNTSGGSGGHSIRAEYCILGYLSDTSRSLDILNKYPEIKKVFLKYNTPLTSSAPVERLFSYATMTNTPKSNRLTDENFERRVILKANLNNEKHS from the coding sequence ATGGATTTGGATTCACCAGCTGTCGGCGAAGAAACATCAGCCTCAAGTTCCGAATCTGAAATTTTATTTGATGGTacgtttttttccaaaattacgTCTAAAACAACAAATTCGTCCACTGTGGCAGCGTGCGTGAAATGTTTACCATTAAACGTTGAAGTAAAAGGCTATAAAAAATGCTCTTCCAACTTCATTAAACACCTGAAGAGAAAACATGGACCTGACTGTGTTGAAGAATACAAATCATATTGCATacagaagaaaagaaaaaagccGCAATCAACATCAGTTCAAAATCGTCAAGTGCTTAAAACTAGCAGCTCTTACTCTCAAGAAGAGTTTGATAGCGACgtagtaaaattttttttacattcgaTGATACCACTCAGTTGTGTAGAAGATCCACATTTCATTCGAATCTTAAAGAGACTGCATGTCGACAGTTTGGGATTGACTATTATGAGTCGTACAACTTTGACCCGTCGTATAAATCAACATTATGATGATCAAGTTAAAGTAATTAAAGATTTAATGAGCAGGGTAAATTTTATCTGTGCAACTGCAGATATCTGGTCCAGCCGGAAAAGAAGTTTTTTAGGCCTGACGGCACATTGGATCGATCCTGATACTTTTCTAAGATCATCGAGGGCATTGGCATGTCGGAGATTCCCGGGAGTGCATAATTATGAACGCATAACTAATCTACTAAGAGACATTTTACATGAATTTGACTTAGATTTGCCTAAGATTGTTGCTATTACTACAGATAATGGTAGCAATTTTGTTAAGGCTTTTAAAGAATTCGGAGTTCACCCAGGTAGCATAGAAACAAATGACAATTGTGAGACCGTTTCTAATGTCTCTAATGATGATATCGAAGAAGAGCCCTTGATGATTTCAGATTCAAATAAAGGTTGTATTGACTTTTTAAATGATCATGCACTGCTACCGTATCATATGCGATGCTGTTCCCATACTTTGAATCTGATAGCCACAACAGATTTAAAACATTTACTTACCACTGACACTGCTCTGTCCAACATTCATAAGAGTGTAATAGATAAATGTAATCGTCTTTGGAAAATGGCGAATCGTCCCAAAAGCTCTGAAATCATCCAAAATATATTGGGACATAATCTTAGTCGACCAGGCGAAACTCGTTGGAACAGTATGTATGATGCCCTAAAGCAAATTTTATcgattaaagaaaaaaacagtGTTCTACATGAAGGGCTCGGTTTGGAAAATCCGCTGCGTAATACAGATTTCAATTATATAGAAGAATATCTGTCTTGTTTGAAACCCGTAGCAGCAGTACTGGATATTCTTCAAGGagaaaataatacctattacgGTTTATTGCTACCAACACTACTGatgcttaaaaaaaaagtacatgccCTACAGCAAAACAATTATCAATATTGTAAACCAATTGCGgttcaattattaaaacaagtgCAGAGTCGTTTCGACGATTTATTGAAACTTACAGGACCTGCAGCAGAAAAAGCAATTATCGCCGCTCACAGCTATCCCAGGTTCAAGAACTCATGGTACCAATGCGTGGATTCCGAACATCACGCTaggttaaaaaatatgtttttgacgGCTGTATCGGAGGAATCTCAACATCATTCAAATATCGAGCCTGAGATATTTCAACATACACATGACTTTGATGACGCGTTTTACGATTTCAGTAATTCAAATAGTGACAGCAACACtagcggcggcagcggcggacACTCAATCAGAGCAGAATATTGTATATTAGGATATCTATCAGATACATCACGGTCATTAGATATCCTGAACAAATATCCTgagataaaaaaagtttttctgaAGTATAATACACCTCTGACCTCTTCAGCTCCCGTAGAACGACTGTTCTCTTATGCGACTATGACAAATACTCCAAAAAGCAACCGATTAACAGACGAGAACTTTGAGCGACGAGTTATATTAAAAGCCAACTTGAATAATGAAAAACATTCTTAA